A single window of Archangium gephyra DNA harbors:
- a CDS encoding M1 family metallopeptidase translates to MARPDPHSYNDDTQPETESLTWKARVDFRTRRLHAEATLTLKEASAGPLDLDTRDLEIRSVVDAQGKPLPFLLSPPEPIFGSRLRVELSPGTKQLTIRYRTSPQASALQWLTPAQTAGGQYPYLFSQCQAIHARSVVPLQDTPRIRIRYKAELTVPKELKAVMAAGFVGREEQGVEAVERYEMPQPIPPYLLAFAVGRLAAKELGSRSRVWAEPEVLEEAAEEFEDVDAMLRAAEELFGTYDWERFDLLTMPPSFPYGGMENPRLTFLTPSLLAGDKSLVSVVAHELAHSWTGNLVTNATAEHFWLNEGFTVFAERRIIEALYGEEVAKLHAALGRRVLEDAMQHFKAHPQLTALRTHLTGVDPDEAFSQIPYEKGYLLLRALEEAVGRPAFDAFLKRYLEAHRFQALTTEQFTAFVEKHLPGALAKVDAEAYLNKPGIPGSAPVPRSERLERMASYKAKVPTKDEVKDWTPAEWQLYLQSLPHGTSKDVFRQLDDRFQLTKSQNAEVLVSWLVASLRAGWAPALGRTEAFLGEVGRMKYLKPLYGALAATSEGKALARSVFNRYAERYHPIARNAVESILNRA, encoded by the coding sequence ATGGCCCGACCTGATCCTCACTCGTACAACGACGACACCCAACCCGAGACCGAGAGCCTCACCTGGAAGGCGCGCGTGGACTTCCGCACGCGCCGGCTGCACGCGGAGGCCACCCTCACCCTGAAGGAAGCCTCCGCCGGCCCGCTGGACCTGGACACGAGGGATTTGGAGATCCGCTCGGTGGTGGACGCCCAGGGCAAGCCCCTGCCCTTCCTGCTGTCACCGCCCGAGCCCATCTTCGGCAGCCGCCTGCGGGTGGAGCTGAGCCCGGGAACGAAGCAGCTCACCATCCGCTACCGGACATCCCCGCAGGCGAGCGCGCTGCAGTGGCTGACGCCGGCGCAGACGGCGGGAGGCCAGTACCCGTACCTCTTCAGCCAGTGCCAGGCCATCCACGCACGCTCGGTGGTACCGCTCCAGGACACGCCGCGAATCCGCATCCGCTACAAGGCGGAGCTGACGGTGCCCAAGGAGCTCAAGGCGGTGATGGCGGCGGGCTTCGTGGGGCGCGAGGAGCAGGGCGTGGAGGCGGTGGAGCGCTACGAGATGCCGCAGCCGATTCCGCCCTACCTGCTGGCCTTCGCGGTGGGGAGGCTGGCGGCGAAGGAGCTGGGGTCGCGCTCGCGCGTGTGGGCCGAGCCCGAGGTGCTGGAGGAGGCGGCCGAGGAGTTCGAGGACGTGGACGCCATGCTGCGCGCCGCGGAGGAGCTCTTCGGGACGTATGACTGGGAGCGGTTCGATCTGCTGACGATGCCGCCGTCGTTCCCGTACGGGGGCATGGAGAACCCGCGGCTGACGTTCCTGACGCCCTCGCTGCTGGCGGGGGACAAGAGCCTGGTGAGCGTGGTGGCGCACGAGCTGGCGCACTCGTGGACGGGCAACCTGGTGACGAACGCAACGGCCGAGCACTTCTGGCTGAACGAGGGCTTCACCGTCTTCGCCGAGCGGCGCATCATCGAGGCGCTCTACGGGGAAGAGGTGGCCAAGCTGCACGCGGCCCTGGGCCGGCGCGTGCTGGAGGACGCCATGCAGCACTTCAAGGCGCATCCCCAGCTCACCGCGCTGCGCACGCACCTGACGGGGGTGGATCCGGACGAGGCCTTCTCGCAGATTCCCTACGAGAAGGGGTACCTGCTGCTGAGGGCGCTGGAGGAGGCGGTGGGCCGGCCGGCGTTCGATGCCTTCCTGAAGCGCTACCTGGAGGCGCACCGTTTCCAGGCGCTCACCACGGAGCAGTTCACGGCGTTCGTGGAGAAGCACCTGCCGGGGGCGCTGGCGAAGGTGGACGCGGAGGCGTACCTGAACAAGCCGGGCATTCCGGGCAGCGCGCCGGTGCCGCGCTCGGAGCGGCTGGAGCGGATGGCGAGCTACAAGGCCAAGGTGCCCACGAAGGACGAGGTGAAGGACTGGACGCCAGCGGAGTGGCAGCTCTACCTGCAGTCGCTGCCGCACGGGACGTCGAAGGACGTGTTCCGGCAGTTGGACGATCGCTTCCAGCTGACGAAGAGCCAGAACGCGGAGGTGCTGGTGTCGTGGCTGGTGGCGTCGCTGCGGGCGGGCTGGGCGCCGGCCCTGGGACGCACGGAGGCCTTCCTGGGCGAGGTGGGCCGCATGAAGTACCTCAAGCCGCTGTACGGGGCGCTGGCGGCCACGTCCGAGGGCAAGGCGCTGGCGCGCAGCGTGTTCAACCGCTACGCCGAGCGCTACCACCCCATCGCCCGGAACGCGGTCGAGTCCATCCTCAACCGCGCGTAG
- a CDS encoding 3-hydroxyacyl-CoA dehydrogenase/enoyl-CoA hydratase family protein, with protein MTMRIRKVAVLGAGVMGSGIAAHLANSGVRALLLDIVPPKAAPGEDTASKAFRNKFAQGALANMRKQKPSPIVSEQVFTAIEVGNFEDDLGRLAECDWVIEVVKEDMAVKQALFAKVEQHARKGTIISSNTSGLSIKGMLEGRGAEFRKNFLVTHFFNPVRYMKLLELVAGPETDPEVVKSIHRFGEEVLGKGIVYGKDTTNFIANRVGTYGMMRTISEMQKAELSIEEVDKIFGPAMGRPKSAVFRTADIVGLDTFSHVAKNCYDTLTQDEEREVFAIPDFLQKMVAKGMLGDKSGGGFYKKDKSAGGKDILALDLKTLEYRPQVKVRYESLGAAKDVENVRERVATVLNGQDKAAKFAERITLDVLAYASRRIPEIADDVVNIDRGMRWGFAWDLGPFETWDAYGVKKGLERMKELGLKPAAWVEEMLAKGRTSFYGVEGGKDTYWDIPSKSVKVVPENARTSRVEYLKRGNKKITGNESASLWDMGDGVTLLEFHSKMNSIDDSIIAMMNTALDETEKNFRGLVVGNDGANFSAGANIMALLMAAKSDEFEAIRKMASGFQAANQRMRYSPVPVVTAPFNLTLGGGAESAMGGNAIQASAELYMGLVEVGVGLIPGGGGTMQLLRNVYGAYSADKDFDAFPFIKKVFLAIGTAKVATSAEEARELGFLNANDGISANRDFLLSDAKQRVIGMANAGFRAPRPTRFRLPGASGYATIDMMLYDMQLNGQVSAHDRKIAQKLARVLTGGDTSPQVLVTEERLLELELEAFLSLCGEEKTQDRLMFMLEKGKPLRN; from the coding sequence ATGACGATGCGGATCCGCAAAGTGGCAGTTCTGGGCGCGGGCGTGATGGGCAGCGGCATCGCCGCGCACCTGGCCAACTCGGGTGTGCGCGCCCTGCTGCTGGACATCGTTCCGCCCAAGGCCGCTCCGGGCGAGGACACGGCCTCCAAGGCCTTCCGGAACAAGTTCGCCCAGGGGGCCCTGGCGAACATGCGCAAGCAGAAGCCCAGCCCCATCGTGTCCGAGCAGGTGTTCACGGCCATCGAGGTGGGCAACTTCGAGGACGACCTGGGCCGGCTGGCCGAGTGTGACTGGGTCATCGAGGTGGTGAAGGAGGACATGGCCGTCAAGCAGGCCCTGTTCGCCAAGGTGGAGCAGCACGCGCGCAAGGGCACCATCATCAGCTCCAACACCTCGGGCCTGTCCATCAAGGGCATGCTGGAGGGCCGTGGCGCCGAGTTCCGCAAGAACTTCCTCGTCACCCACTTCTTCAACCCCGTGCGCTACATGAAGCTGCTGGAGCTGGTGGCGGGCCCGGAGACGGACCCCGAGGTGGTGAAGAGCATCCACCGCTTTGGCGAGGAGGTGCTCGGCAAGGGCATCGTCTACGGCAAGGACACCACCAACTTCATCGCCAACCGCGTGGGCACCTACGGGATGATGCGCACCATCTCGGAGATGCAGAAGGCGGAGCTGTCCATCGAGGAGGTGGACAAGATCTTCGGCCCCGCCATGGGCCGCCCCAAGTCCGCCGTGTTCCGCACCGCGGACATCGTTGGCCTGGACACCTTCAGCCACGTGGCGAAGAACTGCTACGACACGCTCACCCAGGACGAGGAGCGTGAGGTCTTCGCCATCCCCGACTTCCTCCAGAAGATGGTCGCCAAGGGGATGCTCGGCGACAAGAGCGGCGGCGGCTTCTACAAGAAGGACAAGAGCGCCGGCGGCAAGGACATCCTCGCGCTGGATCTGAAGACGCTGGAGTACCGGCCGCAGGTGAAGGTGCGCTACGAGTCGCTGGGCGCCGCCAAGGACGTGGAGAACGTGCGCGAGCGCGTGGCCACGGTGCTCAACGGCCAGGACAAGGCCGCGAAGTTCGCCGAGCGGATTACCCTCGACGTGCTCGCCTACGCCAGCCGCCGGATTCCGGAGATCGCCGATGACGTGGTCAACATCGACCGCGGCATGCGCTGGGGCTTCGCGTGGGACCTGGGGCCCTTCGAGACCTGGGATGCGTACGGCGTGAAGAAGGGCCTGGAGCGCATGAAGGAGCTGGGCCTCAAGCCCGCCGCCTGGGTGGAGGAGATGCTCGCCAAGGGCCGCACGTCCTTCTACGGCGTGGAGGGCGGCAAGGACACGTACTGGGACATCCCCAGCAAGTCCGTGAAGGTGGTGCCGGAGAACGCCCGCACGTCGCGCGTGGAGTACCTCAAGCGCGGCAACAAGAAGATCACCGGCAACGAGTCCGCCAGCCTGTGGGACATGGGTGATGGGGTGACGCTGCTGGAGTTCCACTCGAAGATGAACTCCATCGACGACAGCATCATCGCGATGATGAACACGGCGCTGGACGAGACGGAGAAGAACTTCCGCGGGCTCGTGGTCGGCAACGATGGGGCGAACTTCTCGGCGGGCGCCAACATCATGGCGCTGCTGATGGCGGCCAAGAGCGACGAGTTCGAGGCCATCCGCAAGATGGCGTCGGGCTTCCAGGCGGCCAACCAGCGCATGCGCTACAGCCCGGTGCCGGTGGTGACGGCGCCCTTCAACCTGACGCTCGGCGGCGGCGCCGAGTCGGCCATGGGCGGCAACGCCATCCAGGCCTCGGCCGAGCTGTACATGGGCCTCGTCGAGGTGGGCGTGGGCCTCATCCCCGGCGGCGGCGGCACCATGCAGCTGTTGCGCAACGTGTACGGCGCGTACTCGGCGGACAAGGACTTCGACGCCTTCCCCTTCATCAAGAAGGTGTTCCTGGCCATCGGCACCGCGAAGGTGGCCACCAGCGCCGAGGAGGCACGCGAGTTGGGCTTCCTCAACGCCAACGACGGCATCAGCGCCAACCGCGACTTCCTGCTGTCGGATGCCAAGCAGCGGGTGATCGGCATGGCCAACGCGGGCTTCCGCGCGCCGCGCCCCACGCGCTTCCGCCTGCCCGGCGCCAGCGGCTACGCCACCATCGACATGATGCTCTACGACATGCAGCTCAACGGACAGGTGTCCGCGCATGACCGGAAGATCGCCCAGAAGCTGGCCCGGGTGCTGACGGGTGGCGACACCAGCCCGCAGGTGCTCGTCACCGAGGAGCGGCTGCTGGAGCTGGAGCTGGAGGCGTTCCTCAGCCTGTGCGGCGAGGAGAAGACGC